Proteins co-encoded in one Coriobacterium glomerans PW2 genomic window:
- a CDS encoding 4Fe-4S dicluster domain-containing protein: MADMMRGAYTGLAEIRRMVFREVAKLAYADADDDADYRWVDELPYRIIPGDVATYRESVFLERAVVGERIRLTMGLPLQDVDRPARLSEGVAAAARPETYYQPPLINVIKFACNACEEECYEVTNMCQGCLAHPCREICPTGAVTFVDKKAHIDKDACINCGRCASICPYTAIAHRERPCAAACGMNAIASDEWGRAEIDYDRCVSCGQCLVNCPFGAIADKSQIFQVIQAITTGDEVIAAVAPAFVGQFGGRGNVDKLREAFLRLGFCGMEEVAIGADLCTVQEAEYFVDEVPDKLPFMGTSCCPAWSVMAKREFPEHAQCISMALTPMVLTARLIRERHPDAKIVFVGPCAAKKLEARRTSVKSEVDFVLTFEEMAGMMEAKEIDYRQLSGDGSTDFEVASADGRGFAVAGGVASAVANAIHSLHPEREVRVEGAEGLANCRKMLKAAVKGKYDGCLLEGMACPGGCVAGAGTLQPVTRSAGMVRAYAKRSPYKTADEDRYRSQLSMLERSEDRA; encoded by the coding sequence ATGGCTGATATGATGCGCGGCGCCTACACCGGTCTGGCCGAGATACGGCGCATGGTCTTTCGCGAGGTGGCCAAGCTTGCTTACGCCGACGCCGACGACGACGCCGATTACCGATGGGTCGATGAGCTGCCCTATCGGATCATCCCCGGCGATGTCGCCACATACCGTGAGAGCGTCTTTCTCGAGCGGGCGGTCGTGGGCGAGCGGATCAGACTGACGATGGGCCTGCCGCTGCAAGACGTCGACAGACCCGCTCGACTCTCCGAGGGCGTGGCGGCAGCCGCGCGACCGGAGACCTACTATCAGCCGCCTCTCATCAACGTCATCAAGTTCGCCTGCAACGCCTGCGAGGAGGAGTGCTACGAGGTCACGAATATGTGCCAGGGCTGTCTGGCGCATCCCTGCCGTGAGATCTGCCCGACCGGTGCGGTCACTTTTGTGGACAAGAAGGCGCATATCGACAAGGATGCCTGCATCAACTGCGGCAGATGCGCCTCCATCTGTCCCTACACCGCCATCGCGCACCGCGAGCGGCCCTGCGCGGCGGCCTGCGGGATGAACGCCATCGCATCAGATGAGTGGGGCCGCGCCGAGATCGACTACGACCGGTGCGTCTCATGCGGGCAGTGTCTGGTGAACTGTCCGTTCGGCGCCATCGCCGACAAGAGCCAGATCTTCCAGGTCATCCAGGCCATCACCACCGGCGACGAGGTCATCGCCGCGGTCGCCCCCGCCTTCGTGGGCCAGTTCGGTGGCCGCGGCAACGTCGACAAGTTGCGCGAGGCGTTTCTGCGTCTCGGTTTCTGCGGCATGGAGGAGGTCGCGATCGGTGCCGATCTGTGCACGGTGCAGGAGGCGGAATACTTCGTCGACGAGGTGCCCGACAAGCTGCCGTTCATGGGGACGAGCTGCTGCCCGGCCTGGTCGGTCATGGCCAAGCGCGAGTTCCCCGAGCATGCCCAGTGCATTTCGATGGCGCTGACGCCGATGGTGCTGACAGCGCGGCTGATCCGCGAGCGGCATCCGGATGCCAAGATCGTCTTCGTGGGGCCCTGTGCAGCCAAGAAGCTCGAGGCGAGGCGCACGAGCGTTAAAAGCGAGGTCGACTTCGTACTCACGTTCGAGGAGATGGCCGGCATGATGGAGGCGAAGGAGATCGACTACCGGCAGCTGAGCGGGGATGGTTCGACCGATTTCGAGGTGGCGAGCGCTGATGGACGCGGCTTCGCGGTGGCCGGCGGCGTGGCCTCCGCGGTCGCGAACGCCATCCACAGCCTGCACCCCGAGCGAGAGGTGCGCGTCGAGGGCGCCGAGGGCCTCGCGAACTGCCGTAAGATGCTGAAGGCCGCCGTGAAAGGCAAGTACGACGGCTGCCTGCTCGAGGGCATGGCGTGCCCGGGGGGGTGCGTCGCCGGGGCCGGAACGCTCCAGCCGGTCACGAGATCGGCCGGCATGGTACGCGCCTACGCGAAGCGCTCGCCGTATAAGACGGCCGATGAGGACAGGTACCGCTCTCAACTGAGCATGCTCGAG
- a CDS encoding RrF2 family transcriptional regulator, protein MLISSKGRYALRLMIYIAAFGGDQGRVALREIAACEDISQKYLEQLVRPLMRAGLLKSVRGKRGGYILGKPAEEVRAGDILRVAEGTTAPVACEGLEGACERADLCSTVRFWTGLDAVIESYVDGVTLAELARAPDIDLGKGVGKSGEDL, encoded by the coding sequence TTGCTCATATCATCGAAGGGCCGCTACGCGTTGAGGCTCATGATCTACATCGCCGCGTTCGGGGGTGATCAGGGCCGCGTCGCCCTGCGCGAGATCGCGGCGTGCGAGGATATATCGCAGAAGTACCTCGAGCAGCTCGTGAGACCGCTCATGCGCGCCGGGCTGCTCAAGAGCGTGCGTGGCAAGAGGGGCGGCTACATTCTGGGCAAGCCCGCTGAAGAAGTGCGCGCAGGTGACATCCTGCGCGTGGCCGAGGGCACGACGGCACCGGTTGCCTGCGAGGGCCTCGAGGGCGCCTGCGAACGCGCCGACCTCTGCTCGACCGTGCGGTTCTGGACCGGCCTCGATGCCGTGATCGAGAGCTATGTCGACGGGGTGACGCTCGCCGAGCTCGCGCGTGCACCGGATATCGATCTGGGCAAAGGTGTCGGAAAGAGTGGGGAGGACTTGTGA
- the sufC gene encoding Fe-S cluster assembly ATPase SufC, whose protein sequence is MTDLDKALLTVRELTAAAEDKMILHGVDLAVGSGETHVLMGPNGAGKSTLGHVIMGDPVYSVLSGSVVFDGSDVTDLPSDKRSRAGLFLSFQAPVEIPGVPLSSFLRAAIAGRPGLEMRGKQFRSRVRELAAELDMDVSYLNRDLGVGFSGGEKKKVEMMQLLLLKPKLAILDETDSGLDVDALGVVSRGIDAYRRATDGSLLIITHNTRILEQLSVDAVHVMVDGRVVREDDASLISWIDEHGFESFERTARESDASADTADKADVAGAAVAAATGKTR, encoded by the coding sequence ATGACCGATCTAGACAAAGCACTGCTCACCGTGCGCGAGCTCACAGCGGCGGCGGAAGATAAGATGATCCTGCACGGCGTCGATCTCGCTGTCGGCTCCGGTGAGACGCATGTGCTCATGGGTCCCAACGGCGCGGGAAAGTCCACGCTCGGCCATGTCATCATGGGCGATCCCGTCTACTCCGTTCTCAGCGGATCCGTCGTCTTCGATGGATCCGACGTCACCGATCTGCCGAGTGACAAGCGCTCCCGTGCGGGGCTGTTCCTCTCCTTCCAGGCCCCGGTGGAGATACCCGGTGTGCCGCTGTCGAGCTTTCTGCGTGCCGCGATCGCCGGCAGACCCGGTCTTGAGATGCGCGGCAAACAGTTTCGCAGCCGTGTGCGCGAGCTGGCCGCCGAGCTCGACATGGACGTCAGCTACCTCAATCGCGACCTCGGTGTCGGCTTCTCAGGCGGCGAGAAGAAGAAGGTCGAGATGATGCAGCTGCTGCTGCTGAAGCCCAAGCTCGCGATCCTGGATGAGACCGATTCGGGACTTGACGTCGATGCGCTCGGCGTCGTCTCGCGCGGCATCGACGCCTACCGTCGGGCGACGGATGGATCGCTGCTCATCATCACCCACAACACCCGCATCCTGGAGCAGCTGAGCGTCGACGCGGTCCATGTCATGGTGGACGGTCGCGTGGTGCGCGAGGATGATGCCTCGCTCATCAGCTGGATCGATGAGCACGGCTTCGAGTCGTTCGAACGGACGGCGCGCGAGTCGGACGCGTCGGCGGATACGGCCGACAAAGCCGATGTCGCCGGGGCGGCCGTTGCCGCCGCAACCGGAAAGACCCGCTAG
- the sufB gene encoding Fe-S cluster assembly protein SufB, producing MMRNRSELTDIDRSLYDVTDAEEGFDRLDAGLTPKIVTEISSRKDEPAWMLDFRLKSLDIYQRMPNPTWGPALDGLDMDNIVTYVRPNTEQHADWESVPDDIKNTFERLGIPEAERSYLAGVGAQYDSELVYHNMQDAAEKLGIVYSGIEEALHDARWEPLIHEKFMTLIPPTDHRFAALHGAVWSGGSFVYVPRETKLDFPLQSYFRLNAKGAGQFEHTLIIVEDDADLHFIEGCSAPKYNVANLHAGAVELFVGARAHLRYSTIENWSKNMYNLNTKRARVEEGGEIEWISGSFGSHVGYLYPMSVLAGRGSRSSFTGITFAGCGQNLDTGCKTVLAAPDTSASVETKSISKGGGISTFRSSLVVTEAAEGAVASVSCQSLMLDDESRSDTIPAMDVRAKNVDIGHEATIGRIGDDKVFYLMSHGISEAEARTMIVNGFANPVSKELPLEYAVEMNNLIKLEMEGAIG from the coding sequence ATGATGAGGAATCGCTCCGAGCTCACCGACATCGACCGCAGCCTCTACGACGTCACCGATGCAGAGGAGGGCTTCGACCGTCTCGATGCGGGGCTCACCCCAAAGATCGTGACCGAGATCTCCTCGCGCAAGGACGAACCCGCTTGGATGCTCGACTTCCGCCTGAAGTCGCTCGACATCTACCAGCGCATGCCCAACCCCACCTGGGGGCCGGCGCTCGACGGGCTGGACATGGACAACATCGTCACCTACGTGCGGCCCAACACCGAGCAGCACGCCGACTGGGAATCGGTGCCCGATGACATCAAGAACACGTTCGAGCGACTCGGCATCCCCGAGGCGGAGCGCAGCTACTTGGCCGGCGTCGGCGCGCAGTACGACTCCGAGCTGGTCTACCACAACATGCAAGACGCCGCCGAGAAGCTGGGCATCGTCTACTCGGGCATCGAGGAGGCCCTGCACGATGCAAGGTGGGAGCCGCTCATTCATGAGAAGTTCATGACGCTGATCCCGCCGACCGATCACAGGTTCGCGGCGCTGCACGGCGCGGTGTGGAGCGGTGGATCCTTTGTGTACGTTCCGCGCGAAACGAAGCTCGACTTCCCGCTTCAGAGCTACTTCCGGCTGAACGCCAAGGGCGCCGGTCAGTTCGAGCACACGCTCATCATCGTCGAGGACGACGCAGATCTGCATTTCATCGAGGGCTGCTCGGCTCCGAAGTACAATGTCGCGAACCTGCACGCCGGTGCCGTCGAGCTGTTCGTCGGCGCACGGGCGCATCTGCGCTACTCGACGATCGAGAACTGGTCGAAGAACATGTACAACCTGAACACGAAGCGCGCTCGCGTCGAGGAGGGCGGCGAGATCGAGTGGATCTCAGGATCGTTCGGCAGCCATGTGGGCTATCTGTATCCCATGAGCGTGCTCGCCGGCCGCGGCAGCCGAAGCTCGTTCACGGGCATAACGTTCGCCGGATGCGGGCAGAATCTCGACACCGGTTGCAAGACCGTGCTCGCCGCACCCGACACGAGTGCGAGCGTCGAGACGAAGTCCATCTCGAAGGGCGGTGGCATCTCGACGTTTCGAAGCTCGCTGGTGGTTACCGAGGCCGCCGAGGGCGCGGTGGCGAGTGTGTCGTGTCAGTCGCTCATGCTCGACGATGAGAGCCGCTCCGATACGATCCCGGCCATGGATGTCCGCGCAAAAAACGTCGACATCGGCCATGAGGCGACGATCGGGCGGATCGGCGACGACAAGGTGTTCTACCTCATGAGCCACGGCATATCCGAGGCGGAGGCACGCACCATGATCGTGAACGGCTTTGCGAATCCGGTCTCGAAGGAGCTGCCGCTCGAGTACGCCGTCGAGATGAACAACTTGATCAAGCTCGAGATGGAAGGGGCGATCGGCTAG
- a CDS encoding SufB/SufD family protein, whose product MDKHSDTASSRGSQAADAQQPALTLRHVNAMPAPTWSWLQMNETAIELPASLARGSARLQGSAVAVELAEGDDAVLTGAPDAFERALEKAGTRFRDRRPSAPGDDRHAERIAAEDRLDVPAVSAYQRRAIEREERISPAEAFRTGMGGEAYAYLRDIAGAPVVIDVAENHRAQATVRIEGVDGAVTGGAIDVVARPSSRIAVTISLDSPAIGAGLVGLSLRVFAGARSQVSITCVQTLDDSWVALDDTGLFLDEDARVSVHHTVLGAGRSYTGLAGDLLGDLSNISVATDYLGTGEQRRDFNYELIQRGEKTVSELAANGVLAGQSAKTMRGTIELAHGCKGSRGSERETVLLADERVRNKTVPVILCDEDDVFGNHGATIGHIRDEQLFYLATRGISPTAAEDLFIRAKLEDAVAGVADKRIRAGVVRLSCALIDDFEEEIA is encoded by the coding sequence ATGGACAAGCACAGCGACACAGCATCGAGCAGAGGCTCGCAAGCAGCAGACGCACAGCAGCCGGCGCTCACCTTGAGACACGTCAATGCGATGCCCGCTCCCACATGGAGCTGGCTTCAGATGAATGAGACCGCCATCGAGCTGCCCGCCTCGCTCGCACGCGGATCCGCCCGACTGCAAGGAAGCGCGGTCGCAGTCGAGCTCGCCGAAGGTGACGACGCGGTCCTCACCGGTGCTCCGGACGCGTTCGAGCGGGCCCTTGAGAAGGCCGGCACGCGCTTTCGCGATCGGCGTCCGAGCGCGCCGGGCGATGATCGACACGCGGAGCGCATCGCCGCAGAGGACCGCCTCGATGTGCCCGCCGTCTCCGCCTACCAGCGCCGCGCGATCGAGCGCGAGGAGCGCATCTCGCCTGCCGAGGCGTTTCGCACGGGCATGGGCGGCGAGGCCTACGCGTATCTGCGCGACATCGCGGGCGCGCCGGTCGTCATAGATGTCGCCGAGAATCACCGCGCGCAGGCGACGGTGCGCATCGAGGGCGTCGACGGCGCCGTCACCGGGGGCGCGATCGATGTCGTCGCCCGACCCTCAAGTCGGATCGCGGTCACGATCTCCTTGGACTCTCCGGCTATCGGCGCGGGCCTGGTCGGCCTGTCGCTGCGTGTCTTCGCCGGAGCACGCAGCCAGGTGAGCATCACCTGCGTCCAGACACTCGATGACAGCTGGGTGGCGCTCGATGACACGGGGCTCTTCCTCGACGAGGACGCGCGCGTGAGCGTCCACCACACCGTGCTGGGCGCGGGCCGCAGCTACACGGGACTTGCCGGCGATCTGCTCGGCGATCTCTCGAACATCTCCGTGGCCACGGACTATCTCGGCACAGGAGAGCAGCGACGCGACTTCAACTACGAGCTGATCCAGCGCGGGGAAAAGACCGTATCCGAGCTTGCTGCCAACGGCGTTCTCGCTGGCCAGAGCGCAAAGACGATGCGCGGAACGATCGAGCTCGCCCATGGTTGCAAGGGCAGTCGCGGAAGCGAGCGCGAGACCGTCCTTCTAGCCGATGAGCGCGTGCGCAACAAGACCGTGCCCGTGATTTTGTGCGACGAGGACGATGTCTTCGGCAACCACGGGGCGACGATCGGACACATTCGCGACGAGCAGCTGTTCTATCTGGCGACGCGCGGTATCTCGCCGACGGCCGCCGAGGATCTGTTCATCCGCGCCAAGCTCGAGGATGCGGTCGCGGGCGTCGCTGACAAGCGGATTCGCGCGGGCGTCGTCCGGTTGTCCTGCGCGCTGATCGACGACTTCGAGGAGGAGATCGCATGA
- a CDS encoding aminotransferase class V-fold PLP-dependent enzyme: MSDSARTGAADIDANPYKPDFPLLAEHLDLTFLDSAATSQRPSTVLEAQSRFYTTMNANPLRGLYALSVEATDAIARVRSQIADLIGARTPDEIVFTRNTSESLNLVALAFAPSVLAPGDEVAITIMEHHSNLIPWQRACADAGANLIYLYPTKTGELEEAEIARKIGERTKIVAATEVSNVLGQRLPIERLAAAAHENGAIMVVDAAQSVPHLPVDVSKLGADFLAFSAHKALGPMGVGVLWGRAELLERTEPLYTGGEMIDSVTETGAVWAPVPQRFEAGTQDAAGIYATGVGLSYLVDHVGYPAIAEREAALVSAAMRRLAELPFIDIIGSPDPARHHGVISFNVRGIHPHDVASLLDMQGVAIRAGHHCAQPLLAWLGVENLACCRASLAFYNDRHDVDMLGDGLETVWRTFHG; the protein is encoded by the coding sequence ATGAGCGATTCTGCGCGCACGGGTGCGGCCGATATCGACGCCAATCCCTACAAACCCGACTTTCCGCTGCTCGCCGAGCACCTTGATCTGACGTTTCTGGACAGCGCGGCCACCTCGCAGCGGCCAAGTACCGTACTCGAGGCACAGAGCCGTTTCTACACGACCATGAACGCAAACCCGCTCAGGGGTCTCTATGCGCTCTCCGTAGAGGCGACCGATGCGATCGCGCGGGTGCGCTCGCAGATCGCCGATCTCATCGGCGCGAGGACGCCAGACGAGATCGTGTTCACGCGCAATACGAGCGAATCGCTGAACCTGGTTGCGCTGGCGTTCGCGCCGAGCGTGCTTGCGCCCGGTGACGAGGTCGCGATCACCATCATGGAGCACCACAGCAATCTCATCCCCTGGCAGCGCGCCTGCGCGGACGCCGGAGCCAATCTCATCTACCTCTACCCCACGAAGACCGGGGAGCTTGAAGAGGCCGAGATCGCCAGAAAGATCGGCGAGCGCACGAAGATCGTTGCCGCGACCGAGGTCTCAAACGTTCTCGGGCAGCGCCTGCCGATCGAGAGGCTCGCCGCCGCCGCACACGAGAACGGCGCGATCATGGTCGTCGACGCCGCGCAGTCCGTTCCTCACCTTCCGGTCGACGTCTCCAAGCTCGGTGCCGACTTCCTCGCGTTCTCCGCGCACAAGGCGCTCGGCCCCATGGGCGTCGGCGTGCTGTGGGGACGAGCGGAGCTGCTTGAGCGCACCGAGCCGCTCTACACCGGCGGCGAGATGATCGACTCGGTCACCGAGACCGGTGCCGTCTGGGCTCCGGTGCCCCAGCGCTTCGAGGCGGGCACGCAGGATGCCGCGGGCATCTACGCGACCGGCGTCGGCCTGTCCTACCTCGTCGACCATGTGGGCTACCCGGCGATCGCCGAGCGCGAGGCGGCTCTGGTCTCCGCGGCGATGCGGCGTCTGGCCGAGCTGCCCTTCATCGACATCATCGGCTCGCCGGACCCCGCGCGCCACCACGGAGTCATCAGCTTCAACGTCCGCGGCATCCATCCGCACGACGTCGCGAGCCTGCTCGATATGCAAGGCGTCGCCATCCGAGCAGGGCATCATTGCGCTCAGCCGCTGCTCGCCTGGCTCGGCGTGGAGAATCTCGCATGCTGCCGAGCAAGCCTGGCGTTCTACAACGACCGGCACGACGTCGACATGCTCGGCGACGGCTTGGAAACGGTTTGGAGGACCTTTCATGGATAA
- the sufU gene encoding Fe-S cluster assembly sulfur transfer protein SufU encodes MDNSVYSPALMEHNAHPDCKYEMDGATHTHEGINPSCGDNLELSLRVEEGTIQEAAFTGAGCAVSQASADIMADLITGQTVEEARRLAGLFLGMIQGKTLSEQDRCDLDEAAELESIARMPARVKCAELAWRTLDGMLSV; translated from the coding sequence ATGGATAACTCTGTCTACTCGCCCGCGCTCATGGAGCACAACGCCCACCCCGACTGCAAATACGAGATGGACGGCGCCACCCACACGCATGAGGGCATCAATCCGAGCTGCGGCGACAACCTTGAGCTGTCGCTCAGAGTGGAAGAGGGCACCATCCAGGAGGCAGCCTTCACGGGAGCGGGGTGCGCGGTCTCGCAGGCATCGGCCGACATCATGGCCGATCTCATCACCGGCCAGACCGTCGAGGAGGCGCGTCGGCTGGCCGGGCTGTTTCTCGGTATGATCCAGGGCAAGACGCTCTCCGAGCAGGATCGCTGCGACCTCGACGAGGCGGCCGAACTCGAGAGCATCGCGCGCATGCCCGCCCGGGTGAAGTGCGCAGAGCTCGCGTGGCGCACGCTCGATGGGATGCTGAGCGTCTAG
- a CDS encoding GGGtGRT protein, giving the protein MAVTFEGYERRIGKIEDALEHNGISSLEEAEKLCLDRGVNPREIVTGVQSIAFENAGWAYTLGCAIAIKRGAESASAAASAIGEGLQAFCVPGSVAEDRKVGLGHGNLAAMLLGEDTRCFCFLAGHESFAAAEGAIGIALNANKARTEPLRVVLDGLGKDAAQIISRINGFTYVKTRFDYYTGDLEVVERVAYSDGPRAEINCYGADDVREGVAIMWHEDVDISITGNSTNPTRFQHPVAGTYKKERLAAGKRYFSVASGGGTGRTLHPDNMAAGPASYGMTDTMGRMHSDAQFAGSSSVPAHVDMMGLIGMGNNPMVGATVACAVAVSAAING; this is encoded by the coding sequence ATGGCTGTTACATTTGAAGGATACGAGCGCCGCATTGGCAAAATCGAAGACGCACTCGAGCACAACGGCATCTCCTCCCTCGAGGAGGCCGAGAAGCTCTGCTTGGATCGCGGCGTCAACCCGCGCGAGATCGTGACGGGGGTCCAGTCCATAGCATTCGAGAACGCCGGCTGGGCCTACACGCTCGGCTGCGCGATCGCTATCAAGCGGGGTGCCGAAAGCGCTTCTGCGGCCGCCTCGGCGATCGGCGAGGGTCTGCAGGCGTTCTGCGTTCCCGGATCCGTCGCCGAGGACCGCAAGGTCGGTCTCGGACATGGCAACCTGGCAGCGATGCTTCTAGGCGAGGATACGCGGTGCTTCTGCTTTCTGGCGGGGCACGAGTCCTTCGCCGCAGCCGAAGGCGCGATCGGCATCGCACTCAATGCGAACAAGGCTCGCACCGAGCCCCTGCGCGTCGTGCTCGATGGTCTGGGCAAGGACGCAGCGCAGATCATCTCTCGAATCAACGGCTTCACCTATGTGAAGACGCGGTTCGACTACTACACCGGCGATCTCGAGGTCGTCGAGAGGGTCGCATACTCGGATGGCCCGCGCGCGGAGATAAACTGCTACGGCGCCGATGATGTCCGCGAGGGCGTTGCGATCATGTGGCATGAGGACGTCGACATCTCGATCACGGGCAACTCGACGAACCCCACGCGTTTCCAGCATCCGGTCGCCGGGACCTACAAGAAGGAGCGCCTCGCCGCCGGCAAGAGGTACTTCTCGGTCGCGTCGGGCGGTGGCACGGGACGCACGCTGCACCCGGACAACATGGCCGCGGGCCCGGCCTCCTATGGCATGACCGATACCATGGGCAGGATGCACTCGGACGCGCAATTCGCCGGATCTTCCTCCGTGCCCGCGCACGTAGACATGATGGGCCTGATCGGCATGGGCAACAACCCCATGGTCGGTGCTACCGTCGCCTGCGCCGTCGCGGTGAGTGCCGCCATCAACGGCTAG
- a CDS encoding iron-sulfur cluster assembly scaffold protein, whose amino-acid sequence MEYSAEVEHMCPVAKGACHGPAPIPEEGKWVQAKEVKDISGLTHGVGWCAPQQGACKLTLNVKEGVIEEALIETIGCSGMTHSAAMAAEILPGKTILEAMNTDLVCDAINVAMREIFLQIVYGRTQTAFSEGGLPIGASLDDLGKGLRSQVGTMFGTRAKGARYLELAQGYVTRMALNEHDEIIAFEFMNLGKFTDALKAGKTPEQAIAGAMGHYGQWESAARYIDPRTDDETHSVASTFPVNE is encoded by the coding sequence ATGGAGTACTCAGCGGAAGTGGAGCATATGTGCCCGGTCGCCAAGGGCGCCTGCCACGGTCCGGCACCCATCCCCGAGGAGGGGAAGTGGGTCCAGGCCAAGGAGGTCAAAGACATTTCGGGTCTGACGCACGGTGTGGGCTGGTGCGCGCCGCAACAAGGCGCGTGCAAGCTCACCTTGAACGTCAAAGAGGGTGTGATCGAGGAGGCTCTGATCGAGACGATCGGCTGCTCGGGAATGACTCACTCTGCCGCCATGGCAGCCGAGATTCTGCCGGGCAAGACCATTCTTGAGGCCATGAACACCGATCTCGTCTGCGATGCGATCAACGTCGCGATGCGCGAGATCTTCCTGCAGATCGTCTACGGCCGCACTCAGACCGCCTTCTCCGAGGGCGGACTGCCGATCGGCGCTTCGCTTGACGATCTCGGGAAGGGTCTGCGCAGCCAAGTCGGCACCATGTTCGGCACCAGAGCGAAGGGCGCACGCTATCTCGAGCTCGCGCAGGGCTATGTCACACGCATGGCACTGAACGAGCACGATGAGATCATCGCCTTCGAGTTCATGAACCTTGGCAAGTTCACTGATGCGCTGAAGGCGGGGAAGACCCCAGAGCAGGCCATCGCAGGCGCCATGGGCCACTACGGTCAGTGGGAGAGCGCCGCCAGGTACATCGATCCGCGCACCGATGATGAGACCCATTCGGTCGCCAGCACGTTTCCGGTCAACGAGTAG
- a CDS encoding VanZ family protein produces MRISRPWLVATILFTMFIWGNSLVPATGSSGMSLRVVSALRGALSGLDLPSAWITNFLVRKTAHFTEYAILGILVSQTLASGSRLSRTALFVLVVVLVLIPSIDETIQLFVPGRSGLITDVMLDCSGAAVGSALRALAHRLREIRVRRRDTSTRN; encoded by the coding sequence ATGCGCATCTCCAGACCCTGGCTCGTCGCGACCATTCTTTTCACGATGTTCATATGGGGCAACTCGCTCGTGCCCGCGACGGGCAGCTCCGGTATGAGCTTGCGTGTCGTATCGGCCCTCAGAGGGGCCCTTTCCGGTCTCGATCTGCCGAGCGCGTGGATCACGAATTTCCTCGTCCGCAAGACCGCTCACTTCACCGAATATGCGATCCTCGGCATCTTGGTCTCCCAGACGCTGGCATCCGGGAGCCGCTTGAGCCGGACCGCTCTTTTCGTCCTTGTCGTCGTCCTCGTTCTCATACCCTCCATCGACGAGACGATCCAGCTGTTCGTACCTGGCCGTTCCGGTCTCATCACCGATGTGATGCTCGACTGCTCGGGAGCCGCTGTCGGTTCGGCGCTGCGCGCGCTCGCGCATCGCCTGCGCGAGATTCGCGTCCGACGCCGGGATACCTCGACTCGAAATTGA
- a CDS encoding SDR family NAD(P)-dependent oxidoreductase — MPNIVLITGASSGLGREFARQVDAGAIDDVTEIWAVARRADRLEALVRTSSTPVRPFCLDLTDPISYSILESALAETACANVRLLVNNAGIAVFGRFARQRQDAAPRMAQLLMRAPVELIYRVLPYMRSGSRIIDISSVAAFLPQPDLAVYAAAKRFILDVTRALNAELEDVGICATAVCPKFMKTEFLDDPGDASAARQMSAIGFERIDRVARAALKASEEGRDLCIPALDMRVLYALTHVIPYRVLLGVQRSLASR, encoded by the coding sequence ATGCCCAACATTGTACTGATCACCGGTGCGTCATCGGGACTCGGACGCGAATTCGCGCGTCAGGTGGACGCTGGAGCCATCGACGATGTCACCGAGATCTGGGCGGTCGCGCGCAGAGCGGACCGCCTCGAGGCGCTTGTGCGCACCTCCAGCACCCCTGTGCGTCCCTTCTGCCTCGATCTCACCGATCCGATCTCGTATAGCATCTTGGAATCGGCTCTTGCGGAGACCGCCTGCGCCAACGTAAGACTGCTGGTGAACAATGCGGGCATCGCCGTGTTCGGCCGTTTCGCGCGGCAGAGGCAAGACGCCGCGCCGCGCATGGCGCAGCTGCTCATGCGCGCCCCCGTCGAGTTGATCTATCGCGTTCTGCCCTACATGCGGAGCGGATCCCGAATCATCGACATCTCAAGCGTCGCGGCATTTCTACCCCAGCCCGATCTCGCGGTCTACGCCGCCGCCAAGCGATTCATCCTCGATGTCACCCGCGCGCTGAACGCGGAGCTCGAAGACGTCGGCATCTGCGCCACGGCCGTATGCCCGAAATTCATGAAGACGGAGTTTCTCGACGATCCCGGCGACGCGAGCGCCGCACGCCAGATGAGCGCCATCGGCTTCGAGCGCATCGATCGCGTCGCGCGCGCGGCGCTCAAGGCTTCCGAAGAGGGCAGGGATCTGTGCATCCCTGCCCTCGATATGAGGGTGCTCTACGCTCTGACGCATGTGATCCCCTACCGCGTCCTGCTCGGCGTGCAGCGCTCGCTTGCATCGCGGTGA